A stretch of DNA from Pseudonocardia hierapolitana:
GCAGACGTGGCAGTCGTTCCGGACGGCCATGGTCATGATCACGACCTCGCGGGCGACGGGGTCGAGGGTCGTCGCCTCGAACGATGCGCTGGCCCGGAGGAAGCCGTCGAGCAGCTCCGGCGACTCGGCCAGGCGCGCGACGGCGCCCGGCAGGAAACCCAGCTTCCTCTCGGTGCCCTCCATGGTGCGCCGAGAAGCCGACGGCGCGGTCTCGGTGGTGTGCGCGGGGAACAGCGACGACATCCAAGCTCCTAAACTCGACAACGTGGTTGACCTAACCGTAAACCTGGTTGTCGAGTTTGTCGATGGCTGACCCGAGGGACGAGCCGGGCTGGATGCTGCCGCTGCTCCTCTTCGGCGGCTTCCGGACGCTGGTCGACCGGCTGCACGCCGACCTCGCCCGGCAGGGCCACCCGGACCTGCGCCCGGCGCACGGCTTCGCGATGCAGGCGATCGGCCGGGACGGCGCCACCGCGAGCGAGCTGGGCAGGCGGCTGGGCGTGTCGAAGCAGGCGGCAGGCAAGACCGTCGACCGGCTCGTCGAGCTGGGCTACGCGGAGCGGAGCGCGGACGCCGCCGACGCGCGGCGCAAGCTGGTGCGCCTCACGCCCCGCGGGTACGACGCGCTGGCCCGCTCCGCGGCCGGGTTCGAGCAGCTGCGGGCCGAGTGGGCCGAGCGGCTGGGCATCGACCACGTGCGCACGCTCGAGGCGGACCTGCGCGCGGTGGTGCCGCCCACGGCGATCCGGCTCGACGCGGCGAGCTGGCTCGCGCCGTGACCCGTCCGGGGAGCCTCAGCCCGTGAGGCCCCTGCGGGTCAGGAGCGGGGCCAGCTCCGGGTCCCGGCCGCGGAAGGCGCGGTAGGCGTCCATCGGGTCCACGGCGCCACCGCGGGAGAGCAGCTCGCGGCGGAAGACGTCGCCGTTCTCCCGGCGCAGGCCGCCGTTCTCGGCGAACCACTCGACGGTGTCGGCGTCGAGCACCTCGCTCCAGATGTAGGAGTAGTAGGCCGCGCTGTAGCCGCCGCCGAAGACGTGGTTGAAGTAGGTGGTGCGGTAGCGGGGCGGCGCGGTCGGCTCGGCGATGCCCGCCGCGGCGAGCGCGTCGGCCTCGAACCGCTCCACGTCCGTGACCTCGTCGTCCGGGCTCAGCCGGTGCCACGCCTGGTCCAGCAATGTCGCGGCGAGGTACTCGGTGGTGGCGAACCCCTCGCCGAAGCGGCGCGCCGCCGCCAGCCGATCGACCAGCTCCGCCGGCAGCGGCTCGCCGGTCCGGTGGTGGAGCGCGTAGCTCGCGAGGATCTCCGGGTCCTCCAGCCACATCTCGTTGACCTGGGACGGGAACTCCACGAAGTCGCGCGGCACGGACGTGCCGGAGAACCTCGGGTACTGCACGTCGGAGAAGAGGCCGTGCAGCGCGTGGCCGAACTCGTGGAACAGCGTGCGGACGTTGTCCACGGTGAGCAGGGTCGGCTCGCCCTCGGCGGGCTTGGCGATGTTGAGCGTGTTGAGCACCACCGGCTTCGTGCCCAGCAGCCGCGACTGGGTCACGAAGGAGTTCATCCAGGCGCCACC
This window harbors:
- a CDS encoding MarR family winged helix-turn-helix transcriptional regulator gives rise to the protein MADPRDEPGWMLPLLLFGGFRTLVDRLHADLARQGHPDLRPAHGFAMQAIGRDGATASELGRRLGVSKQAAGKTVDRLVELGYAERSADAADARRKLVRLTPRGYDALARSAAGFEQLRAEWAERLGIDHVRTLEADLRAVVPPTAIRLDAASWLAP